The genomic region AGTTGAATAAAGTGCCTGTGGCTACTCCTGCCTCTTTTGATATCTGGGCTGTGGATGTACCATGGAAGCCTCTTTCAGTAAAGAGCTTCAGGGCAGCTTCTAAAAGAGCTGCTTTTTTGTCTTCAACCTGTTTTTTCATGGATAATCTCTGGTATTGACTAATTAGTCATTTTATGTTACTAAAAATGGTTTGTTCTATAAATACCTTTTGTATATCTTTGTTCATCTGATTGAGTTTTAATTATTCGTACCTCAATGCGTCCACTGGTTTCATTTTTGATGCATTATATGCAGGTATAATTCCTGAAATAATTCCTATAAACATTGCAAGACCAATACCAAGCAGCATCAGGTCAGGAGCAACTGTCATTCCTGTGGATGAACGTGTCATTGGAAGTCCGAGGTAAGGGAAAAATGATGTCAGTATCAGACTTAAAACAATACCAAGTACTCCTCCCACAAAGCCCACAAGTGCGGAGTTGAAGAGGAATATCATCATAATATCACTATTTTTTGCACCAATAGCCTTCATGGTTCCTATTTCTTTTGTCCTTTCCAGTACGGATGTAAACATTGTATTTGCAATACCCACAGAACCTACTACAAGTGATACACCTGCTATGGCTCCCAAAAATATTGTAAACGATGCCATCATCTCACTGAAGGATTCTGCCATTGATAATGAATCTGAAACACTGAAATCACGGTCATCATCGTTCATAACATGCCTTGAGATCATGAGTTTCTCTTCGATGTCCTCTACAACCGTTTCAACATTATCCACATCATCAGCTTTTACAACAATACTGTCAAATACGTCCGTTTCAGCATCATCGATGATATCTACTGCAGAATCTATGGGCATAATGATAGCACTATCACTTTCCCCTTCTGCCAGTATTCCTACAACTCTGTAGGACCTTCCTTCAATAGCAAGCAAGCGGTTAAGGCCAATCTCCTGGTCATACATCTCATGAGCTATCCTGTAACCTATGACTACAACGTTATTATCGGTGGCTTCAAGCAATCTTCCGGATTCCAGCTCATAAGTCACAGTATATTGCCAGACCTGAGGATCAACTCCTGTTACAGAAAGGTCTGCAGTTTCACCCATGAAGTAGACTTCCAGACCACTGTCTGCTATCTGGCCATAGATGTAACCAATGTTCTCTACCAGCTTTATCGCCATTATATCCTTATCTGTAAGTTCTGCATCCGAGGATGAAGTGCTGCTTCCAAAGCCACCTCCTCCACCTCTAAAACCTGACATTGCCTGCGTGTAACCCGGGGTCACCGTGATAAGTGTAAGATCCAGGTCAGCTAATCTCTCTTCCATGTCTGCTTCCATACTGTCACTTAGTGCCATGATGGTAACAACTGATCCAACGCCTATTACAATACCTATTATGGTGAGCCAGCTTCTGATCTTACTATGTACCAGGATATTAGTAGCAAGTTTTAGGTAGGTACTTTTTCTCATTGCAGTTTCTTCCCAATTTCATTTCATCCGCTGTTTTTCATTGATTGACTAATTAGTCATTTTAAGTTTAATAAAATTGTACATATAAATACTTATGCTAAATTCAGATGATTATTCCTAAATAGACTATATCATAATCATCATGGATTCGCAATAAATAGAAAACTATAATATGGATAAAATGTTGTTCTGACTATGGAAGGGCCACTTGGTAAAATATACGGTATGCCGGCAGCGGTACTGCTGGTTGTTGGTATGGTTTTGAGTGCGTTTCTTTTCTATAGTCTCATGAAGGCAGCAGAAAACGGGAACGTATTGATGGTTGTAATTCTTTCAATAGCAATATCCATCGTAGCTTTTGTAATAAGCAAGGCAATCAAGTTCCAGAATATGAAAAAGTTTTGATTGAACTGATTGAACTATTATTCAGGTTCAACGTATTCAATGATCAAATCTGGATTTCCTGCTGACAGCTTGCTGATACATGCCGATGATCGCAAGTAAAATAGACTCCTGCACTTTGACTTTGACTTTTGCTTTTTCTTTTGAGGTATCGGTCACATTGCTGTATTCTATCATAACCCAGCATTGTTCCAAGTATAAAGTCTTCCTCAGGAGTGTAATCTGAAAGACTTTTATTCCCTATCTTTTTGAGAACACTGATACATCTCCTATCACCAAAAAAGACATTGATCTTTTTATCCGAAGCTTTCTGGATATGATAGTTGACATTCTTTTTTTCAAGCAGGTCAGTTATCTCATTTTCTAAGTCTGTGGTAGAAGTATGTAATATCAAATGCCTCAGACCTTTCTGGTATTCATAGATATGATGGCGTAAAACTTGCATGTTGCCACGCATGTACGAATTTAAAAAATCATCACTTACCTTTTTCACTTGAATACACCTCTTGTTTTTGATACTGTTTATCCGTTTCTTTCAGATGCAAGTTATTCACTTTTCAGAACCTGAGTAATATTCTGCATCATGCCATACTCTGAAATGTCTGAAACGTTGCTGTGTTCTTCTTGGCAGTCTCCAATCCATAATTTTACTCCTTTTAGACTGTTTCTGAAATTTTATTTATTATTTATTTTTTTTGTGTTTGAAGGCTACCATACAACACCTGGAGAAGAGTGTTCTGCTTAAGGAAAATGACCAATCTGGTTGCAATAGATAACCAATTTTTGTTTATTGGCAGGTGTTATGTTGTATGGTAGCAACACCTACTAGGTGTTGTGAGTATTTATTTATTTTGGTATGCCTAATATTTGTGAAGGTACCTATTGTAAAACTGATATTCTTTTAGATTTAAATACGGCAGGAAACAGGAATATTTGAATCGGATTTGATTTCATCAAAGTCAAAACTCAGAAGATTAGCTACCAGCACGGATAATCAAAAAGCAGCAAAAATGTATAAAAAAGAAACCAAGATAAAGAATGAAGGCAATAATTTCTTACTGAATTCTTTTTCTTGATTCTTCCACTTCGTCAATTATACCTGGATATTCCCTGAACATCACCAGTATGTCAAGGGCTGCAACAAGATCAACAACACCTATAGCACCAATGGCATCCCCGCCGAGTGTTCTTATAGGAGCAACCATGACCGACTTACCCTTGTAAACACCTTCTTTTGGTACTGTCCTGATACTCTGGTTTATCCTCATGACCTCTTCTAGTACCGGACCTGTGTAGTCTCTATCAATTATCATACCTCTTTCCATACGAATTCCCTTGCAATTGAGACTGCGAATCGTAGTCGGTATGCCTATCAGGGCGTGTACAGCAGTTGCTATGGGCTCCAGATCATCAGCCGTGGAATCCGGGCATATGTTCAGGCAAATCGAACCATTTAATTCTTCACCGCATGTCATTTTACTCACCTTCTATTTTGTGGAAAGAACCTAATTTTCATATTTAATAGCTGTAATGTATTCATGTGCCGATATGGCTGCAACCGCACCATCTGAGACAGCTGTAACCACCTGCCACATGGAAGTCCTGCGACAGTCACCTGCTGCAAAAATGCCGGAAACAGAGGATTCCATTTTATCATCGGTTACAATGAAACCTGCACCTTTCTTTTCTACATCCACCATAGATGTGTTTGGGTTAATACCAACATAGATGAAAAGGCCATCAATTTCCATTTCAGTCAGTTCATCTGTTTTTGTATTCCTGAGGACCACTTTTTCAACAAGGTCGCTGCCCTTTATCTCCTGAACAACTGTGTCCCAGATGAATGTGATATTCTCTTTATCAAAAGCTCTTTTCTGAAGAAGAGAACAGGCTCTAAGTTCATCACGCCTGTGAACCACATAGACTTTCTCGGCAATATCGGAAAGTATGAGTGCATCGGTAACTGCAGACTCTCCTCCACCTACTACGATTACATTCAGTCCCGAGTAAAAAGGACCGTCACATGTGGCGCAATAGGAAACTCCTTTTGTCAGGAATTCATCTTCACCGGGAACACCAAGTCGTCTTGGATTTGCTCCTGTTGCAACGATTACTGCCAGAGCTTCAAAATCGCCGTTGTCAGTGACAATAATCTTTTTGTCACCTTCATCTTTGACGGTTTTTACATCTGCACTTTGGGTTTTGACACCAGTTTGCTCTGCATGCTCCCTGAACTTGTTCATGAGTTCCATTCCTGATATGGAAGGAAAACCGGGGTAATTCTCAACCCTGTCAGCGGTTGCTATCTGGCCGGGGACAACGTTCTTTTCCAGCACAAGGGTATCCAGACCGTAGCGCACGGCATAGATGCCTGCTGTCATTCCCGCAGGCCCTCCGCCAATAATCACAAGATCATACATATTGATCAGCTAGCATCACAAACATTGCTTGCCTGGGCTTTGTCAGGAACTCCTACAAATGCAACCTTATCATCAATGATTGTTGTAGGTATTGAGCGGATCTTGAACTTCTTTGCAAGTTCTTTTCCCTCAGGAGTGTCCAGTTCTACTTCCTCGTACTCAAAATCACACTGTTCCTTAAGTTCGCGCCATATTTTTTTTGCAGTAGGACAAAAATGACACCATTCCGAATGTACTAAAGTAACTTTAACCATATTTTCCACACTCCTTGTATTGGTTATTAATCTATTAGTTAGGAGAGTATATCAAATTAATGACTGTAAAAAGTTAATTATCGCTGTTAACTTACTGTTGAAGCTTGAATCTATAAATTTTCATTTGAAAAAGTATATCACTAATAAACAATATTTTCAATGATGGAGGGATTGATATATCAAGATATTCCATCGATGAGTTTGTAAAGAATACAGGTCAGAAAGATCTTGGACAGGGCAAGTTTGAACTTGAACGTGACAGGATGCTTGAAGTGAACCTTGATGGTCGTGTATGGATCAAAAGAGGTTCAATGGTTGCTTACCTTGGTGATGTAAAATTTACCCGCGAAGGTGTGCTGGAACATGGCCTTGGAAAGATGATGAAAAAAGCGGTTACCGGTGAGGGTGTTTCCCTTACAAAAGCCGAGGGTGCCGGTAAAGTTTACCTTGCAGACGGCGGTAAGAAAATATCCATACTCAACCTCAAAGGCGAGGCAATTTATGTGAATGGAAATGACCTTCTGGCTTTTGAAGAAAGTATCAACTGGGACATCAAAATGATGAAAAAGGTGGCTGGAATGATGGCCGGCGGACTTTTCAACGTAAGGCTTGAAGGAACCGGAATGGTTGCTATTACAACACACTACGACCCGTTGACATTGATGGTAACTCCTGACAGGCCAGTATTTACCGATCCGAATGCAACTGTTGCATGGTCAGGAAACCTGCAGCCTGATATAAAAACGGATATTTCCCTGAAAACACTGGTTGGAAGGTCAAGTGGTGAAAGTATACAGATGGCTTTCAAAGGACAGGGTTTTGTGGTAATCCAGCCTTATGAGGAAATTCCTTACGTAGTTCCAACTGCATGAGTAAATTAAAATCATAAAAAGTTTCCAGTTAGCACTCAATTGATTGGGTGCATACTTTTTATTTAAGTCGTAAAATGTCAGGTATTGACAAGTCCTGCTATTACGACTACTGCCATCAGCATGAGTGTGTACAGGAAGAACATCAGTCCTACCTTTTTGGCACTGATGATTGCATCGTTATTCATTGTTAAGCTCCAGTCACTATCAATTATAATTATAGGCTTCAAAAGTATATAATGATTATTAGTTACAACATATCTATATTTGATTGCACATTTCCACATTAATTTAGTAATTTCTACTTACGGGCTTAAAAATTCTGGCTGGCCCCATGCGGAAGATTTCATAAACTTTATATAGAGAATGGTTTGAACTATATGTATCAGACGTGGGGGTGGTCTCATCAGGGCAGATCACCTCAATAGATTCAATCTTAAAAGGTGGTCTGCCTCCCGATCGAATACATGGAACGGTGAGATTAGGATCATAACAACATACACCCCCACATACGATACCCTTTTCCTGTATTCTTTGTAATCTGTAATATTTGGTATTCGGTAAAAACAACTTCCGGATGTACTTGTAAAGAGTTATATTATTTGAATACCATTACGGGGCAGATGAAATTAAAAACGCCAATGTACATGGTAGCAGCAGGGCTCGTTATTATCTTTCTTGTTGCGGGCATATTGTCAATGTGCAATATTGCAGGAATTGACCTTACTGAAAGTGCATGTGATGCAGCAGGAAATCCAACCGGAAATCCTCATACGCTTCCATCTGTCATTTTCAATGTGGGGCTGACCGGAATGTTCATGGTGCTTATCGGAGTTGTATGGACAGTCAAGTCTTATTTCTTCGCATAATCAATTCACATTTTTACTGTTTTTGGGGTCAGCAGTTTCATTGTATTTTGTGAATACAAGTGCAAAATAAAGAAATGCTCCTATCAGGTTAAGAAATATCAGGACCATTGACCAGATTAGTTTTTCATTCTGCCCCTTCACGGGAAATTCAGTTTCATTTCTCTGCAGGCAATCAACAAGCATATTCACCCAGAACGCAAAAAACAATAGTATTATCCCCCAGAGCAATTGGCCAATTTTAAATGTGAAAGGAATTACTATCAGCACAACTAATGCCAGAATTAGCCATTTCATTATTGAATTTACAGCTTTTTGATTAAATTTCATAATTTTCTTCCCAATTATTTATTCTTGAAATGATGAAATATATCTAAAATTAATAATATTTGATGTAAATTAATTTACAATAACTTTTCGATCAAATGCATATAAGATAGAAAAGGACGTAGAAAAAATAAGATTACAGGTACAGGAATATTCACAAAAACAGATCGCATTCCCTAAACAAATCTCTTATGAAAGAGAATTCATTCAAATTCATCAAACAGTTTACCGGTTTTTGGAATTGAAAATGTAAACTTACTTCCTTTGGAAACTTCGCTTTCAAGCTTAATTGTGCCATCGTGTAGTTCTACTAATTTTTTTACAAGAGCAAGACCAAGGCCTGTACCTTTCTGGTCTTTACTTAAGGAAGAATTTAGCTGTGAGAAAGGGTCAAATATTTTTTCGTGGCATTCAGATGGAATTCCGATACCTGTATCCTCTATCGATATCTCTATTTTATGATCAACTGATTTCCCGGTGACATCTACTGCTCCTTGCTCGGGAGTAAATTTCAGGGCATTGCTAATGAGGTTCAACATAATTTGTTTTAGCTTACACATATCCCCCTCAAAAGTGATGTTGTTTTCTTCCTGTTTAAAATTCAGATTAATCTCTTTGTACGAGGCTATAGGATATACCATGTGTTCTATTTCTTTTAATAGTTCGTTCATATTGACCTGTTCGAGACTAAGTTCCATCTTTCCGGCTTCCACTTTAGAAATATCAAGCAAGTCATTTATAAGATTAAGCAGATGTTTGCCACTTTCTTCTATATACCCCATATAGCGCCTTTGCTCTTCATTCAATTCGCCAGTCTCTCCCCTTTCCATTGCTTCAGAAAATCCTATTATGGAAGTAAGAGGCGTTCGCAGCTCATGACTCATATTTGCAAGGAACCAGCTTTTAGTATTGTTTGCTTCCTCTGCTGCTTTCATTGCATTGACAATAGCCTTTTCTGCATTTTTGCGCTCTGCTATGTCATTGAACGTTATGAGTATCATAGGAGTTTGTTCATAAATGCTGAAGAATCCAAAGTGTTCCTTGATCTCTTTTCTCCCTCTCATCTCCATGTAAAGTATATTTCCCTCCCTGCCTTTAAAACGCAGTTCCAGCGTTTTATCTTCAGGTTTTTTAAAAAAAGCCTTAAAACGGGACATATATGCAGACCTGTCTTCCTCTACAATATACTTTGAAAGGGGATTACACATATTCTCACATTGTGAAAGATCGATAAGCTCGCAAAGCAACTGGTTAGCCTTTCGGATCATTCCGTTCTCATCCAGTAGTGCATAGCCAATGGGGGCCCGATGGAACAATTGGTAATAACTCTCTCTCTGGAGAACAAGTTCCTCCTGTGATCTTTTCAGTTCCTCATTCTGAAGTTCCAGTTCTATCTGGTGCACACGTAGTTCATGAAGGATTGCCTGTATGTTTTCATCAGGATTTTCTTTTACGGTTTCCTCCTTTTCCAGCTCGTTAAGTCGTGTGTGTGCTTCTTTTTTCAAATCCTCTAAGCTCTTATCCATATAAGTGCCCCATTTCGATTATCAATTTTCAGATTTTCATCATATTTGTACAACTGTCTTTTCCCTAATCTATACTATAGAATATAATTACAATTTCTCCATTGGGAAGCATGTACATATAAATTTCATACTTTCCGTTGGTATTTTCAACATCAAATGTATATGAGTCAATGTGAGAAGGCAATCCATTTTTCTTTACACTGAGAATCAATTCCTCTAAGGTTCCATCCTTATCCGGTAGCAATTCAAACAGTTTGTTCCCAACTACATTCTCTCGCTTAACGGAAAAGATATTTTCTGCGGCACAATTAATTTCCTTGATATCACATTTACCGGTAGATTCACAATTGCAGACAATTGCCGGGCTTGTTATCATTTCATAAAGTACATCATACTTATTTCTTGCATTTTCAAGCTCCGATATCATATTTGATTGTTCTGTGATATCCTGAAAAGCCCCGTAAACCCTGACGATTTTATTTTCATTTTTTTCTGCTTTTCCTATTGCTCTGACCCATTTTATCTTTCCCTTATTGGTTATGAGACGCAGCTTAAGATCAAAAGGATTCCCTTTTTCAAGGGCATTTTTAACTGCGTTTTCAATTATAGGCCTGTCATCAGGATGGTAGAAATCAATTCCATTGTGGACATCATGATCAAAATCAGGTTCTACTTCGTGTATTCTGTAAACTTCTTCAGTCCAGATTGTTTTCATTGTAGATGTATCGATCTCCCACCCACCTACTTTAGCGATAGATGCGGCTTCTTCTTGCCACATTTCTTTCTTTTCAAGGGTACGCTGCGTTTTTTTGAGAGTGGTTATGTCTATTACTGTAAGAACTATACCGGAATATTTGTCATTTGATATAAAGTATGGAAGAACTTTTAGGAAATACCATCTGTCATCCTTTGTGTGAACTTCATTCTCATAACTTCTGTTGTTCTCATGTACATCCTTTATAATGGTGATTAGATCAATATCAACTACTTTATTGGCGATTCCTTCCAGTGGCCTTCCAATATCGTTGTCTACCAGGTGGAAGATCTTTTCGATCATGGTGGTATATTTACGGATCTCAAGATTCTCATCAAGGAATAATGTTCCTATTTGAGTATTTGCCATGAGATTCTCCATATCCTGATTTAGTTCAGTAAGTTCTATTATCTTAGCCTGGAACTCTGAATTTACAGTGTGCAGTTCTTCATTAACAGACTGAAGTTCTTCGTTTGTAGCCTGAAGTTCTTCGTTACTTGCAAAAAGTTCCTCGTTTGTTGCCTGAAGCTCTTCATTTGATGTTTCGAGTTCCTCTATGGTTGCCTGCAGGTTCTCGCGGGTAAACTGTAATTCCTGTTCAAGGTCTGATATACGCTGCTCAACGATCTCTTCCATATCATATTCATTTTGATCAGGGTTTTGATCCTGTACAGGAATTATATTCTCCTTCAGTATAATTGCAGCAAGAGGAGTCTGGTTATTTCGGGAAGGGAGGAGTTTTATCTCAATATCGAGTTTCTTTTTTTCTCCCTTTATGCTTGCCTTTACATTTTTATATCTGACTTCTTCTTTGGTGTTGAATACTTTCTGAAGACCAGTGGTAATAGGTATGGACAGGTCATTTGATGCCATTCTTGAAATAGTGAATACCATTTTTCCGGAAGGGACCTTGAAATATCCTTCTGTGTCGCCTATTGTGTAGACGATCTCCATGCTTTCATTTGCTATGATGGTCACAGGAAGATATTCATCCTGTATAGTATCCATGATCCTTTCAAGCAACTTTTCATCCTGTGTTTGTTTCCATGTTCTGGTTTGCGGAACGTATTCATTTTTAGCTCTGGAAACATCCATCGTTATATTGCGGATCTTCTGGATATCAAGGGTCTTTGCCTTTCCTCTTGAACGATATATTTTCCATTTATGGTTCATAGGCTCAAAGTTATCAGACATATCACCTGTGGTTTCACTGGGTCCCAGGAATAGTATTCCACCGGGCTTTAGTGAATAATTGAAAAGTTCAAGTACTCTGGATTGAAGCACAGGCTGGAGATATATGAGCAGGTTCCTGCAGCTTATAAGATCAATATTCGGGAAAGGAGGATCCATAAGAACATCGTGTTTTGCAAAAACTATCATTTCCCTTATTTCTTTACTTATACGGAATTCATTATCAGTTGCAATAAAATATTTGTGGAGTCTTTCAGGATTTACGTCAGAAACTATTGCTTCAGGATAACGACCGCTGGCTGCTTTAAGAATTGCATCTTCGTCAACATCAGTTGCAAAAATCTTAACATAGATGTGTTTGCCAATCATTTCCATTGTTTCTTTCAGGATAATTGCAAGGCTGTAAGCCTCCTCACCGGTGGAGCATCCTGCCACCCAGATGCGGATCTCTTTTTCGCCGGACTTGTTAATAATGTCAATAATAGATTTCTGGGCTATGTAATCAAAAGCATCTTTGTCTCTGAAAAAATGAGTTACTCCTATAAGCAGTTCCTTGTAAAGATTTGTTATCTCCTGTGGATTGTTTTCCAGATATCCCACATAATCCCTGAATTCGGAAATATGGTTTACAACCATTCTGCGTTCTACCCTTCTGACAACCGTGTTCATCTTATAATGTGTAAAGTCAACTTTGTGTTTTTTTCTTAAAAGGGAAAAGAGCTTGCCCATGCTTTTCTGATCTGAAAGAAGTACATTCGTCTCTGCAGGGTTGCTTGCATAGGGATGCTCAATAAAGGAGATGAGTTGCTCAGGCATTTCCCTTGTTGTCAGTACGTAGTCTACGATTCCAGTAGATATGGCACTCTTTGGCATACCGTCAAATTTAGCGGAATCTTCTCTCTGGACCATCACCATGCCACCTTTTTCCTTGATGGCTTTTATTCCCCGCATACCATCACTGCCGGTTCCTGAGAGGATTATGCCAATGGCTTTATTTCCCTGGTCTTCAGCCAGCGATTCTAAAAATATGTCAATTGGGAAATTCGGAACCCTGTGATTATCGTGCTCGCTTAAGAGTAGTTTGCCGTGAAAAATAGTGAGATTGTTTTTTGGAGGAATAAGATATATCTTGTTTGGTTCTACAAGCATCCCTTCTTCTGCCCTTAACACTTCCATCTTTGTCCTTTTAGATAGTAGTTCCACCATCAGGCTCTTATAATCAGGTGAAAGGTGTTGTATTATCACAAATGCCATTCCAGTATTGGAAGGCATGCTGTTGAATACTTCTTCAATGGCTTCAAGGCCACCTGCTGATGCTCCTATGCCTACTATGTAATGGGAAGATTCAAATCCACCCTCTGTAATACCCACCGAATTCATATTATACTCCTGATTATTGTTGTCAGAAGTATATCTAATAATATATTAGATATTTGTCTTTTCTAACACAAGAAACACTATTAAGTGACTATTTACTCACCAATTATGTTTTTGTTGCACACTAGTCCCAATCACATTACGATGCGATTTTATTTTATATATATTTACCTATAAATTCAAATTTTGCTGCACAATGTGAAAAATGATTTCATATATTTATAATAATATCTTAATAACAATGTGGATAATGCATGCTACGCATTAATTCCAATTTTTTTATTAAGAAACGTAATAGAATTATTATAATATCTTTTCTTCTTGATTATTATTTTCCAAATTTGATGAGTTGCGGCATATAATTGTCCGATAATAAATTTGTCGTTTAAATTATCTTGCTGAATCACTTTTAATGCCTTTTCCTATTTTTACTCTGTCACAGCGTTAATCTGATATATGCGGGAACACCTAATCAGGCTGAGAAACATTAAAGGAGATAATTATGAGTTCCAAAGATAACCTTAAAGCAGCATTTACCGGTGAATCAATGGCAAACAGGACATACCTGGCCTTTGCAGCAAAAGCTGATGCAGAAGGATACACTCAGGTAGCTAAACTTTTCAGGGCTGCAGCAGCTGCTGAAACAATCCATGCACTAAATCACCTCAAACGTATGGGTGGCATCGGTTCAACAGAGGATAACCTGAAAGAGGCTATCAATGGCGAAACTTATGAATTTGAGAGTATGTACCCTTCCTTTATTGAAGAAGCAGAAAAGGAAGGCGATGACAAGGCTCTCTGGAGTTTCAAGGTCGCAAACGAAGTGGAAAAAACCCACGCAGCTCTTTACGAAAAAGCCCTTAAAGAACTTGGCAGCAACGAAGAAACAGATTACTACGTTTGCAGCGTCTGCGGACATACCCACGAAGGCAAACCTGAAGATAACTGTCCTGTCTGCGGTGCACCTGCATCCAAATTTGATAAGATTGACTAAATCTCAGAGTAATATATAATATAAAATAACGAGAGCATAAGCATTATGCTTATCTCTTTAACAACTTTTTTTATTCAGGATTTCCTGTCCTGCTTTCTTCATCCAGAAAAGACGCAGTAGCTTTTTGAATGAATGCCATTTCGTCCAGTGAGAAATACATAAAGACATCCTCCCCGGTGTGGCGATTGCATTTCATGATACGTAACCACTTGTCTGAATAAGAGTTTATACGGATAAAATTTTTACTGTTACAGTGTACAAACTCCTTTCCTTTGTTGCATATCTCCATGAATGAATGGAGGTTCAGATCGAACTTATACTTATGTTGTATATTCTCTATAGAAGTACGTGTACAATATAATAGTATAATTTATGTGTAGATTTTCTGATACAGCTTGAATGGCACTGATGTGTTTCAACAGTAATTCTCTTTTGATGTGTTTTTGGTATATTCTAAAATTTGTGAGTTATATAGTTTTATTTTCACACTGCAACATTTATATATTTTTAGTTCTATACATATGCTGGCTGGTTAACAGTTGAACTTATGTACATTAAATATTTACTGAGTTAACATTAGAATGCGGTACAAATCAAAATCATCTGTTGGTATTTGGTGAGGCAACATGTTTGAGAATATAAAAATAAATAATCTTCTTATAGGAAGTTTTGTAGTGTTACTATTATTAACCGCTATTGTGGGATACAGTGGTTATAATGGAATGATGAATGTAGACGACAGGGTTGTCAAGGCGGACGACATGAACCGGCTTGTCAAATTCATGAAAGATGCCCGCATCTCTCAGGAAAGTTATCAACTGACACAGGATCCGGCCTATGTTGTAGAAGTAGATGCACATGTTGAGGAAATTGTAGCACAGACTGAAGCTTCAAAAGAGATATTTGCTGACCCCGTTAATGATCAGCAAATGGACGATGTGCAGACAGCTGCTCTTGCATATGATGCCGCATTCAACAATTATGTAGCTCTTGAAAACCAGAAGACAGAAGCTGAAAATGTTTTAGTTCAGCAGGGTCTGCTTCTTGACGAAATGGCAGTTAACCTGATGGAAAGTCAGGATGCGGATTATGTCCAGGCACTGGAACAGAACGCCGGAGCTGCAGTTCTCACGGAAGAATTTGAAAATATAGAATACATCAATGAGATTATCCAGTTAAACCTTGAATCACGTGGTGAAA from Methanolobus tindarius DSM 2278 harbors:
- a CDS encoding rubrerythrin family protein, giving the protein MSSKDNLKAAFTGESMANRTYLAFAAKADAEGYTQVAKLFRAAAAAETIHALNHLKRMGGIGSTEDNLKEAINGETYEFESMYPSFIEEAEKEGDDKALWSFKVANEVEKTHAALYEKALKELGSNEETDYYVCSVCGHTHEGKPEDNCPVCGAPASKFDKID
- a CDS encoding chemotaxis protein CheB, which codes for MNSVGITEGGFESSHYIVGIGASAGGLEAIEEVFNSMPSNTGMAFVIIQHLSPDYKSLMVELLSKRTKMEVLRAEEGMLVEPNKIYLIPPKNNLTIFHGKLLLSEHDNHRVPNFPIDIFLESLAEDQGNKAIGIILSGTGSDGMRGIKAIKEKGGMVMVQREDSAKFDGMPKSAISTGIVDYVLTTREMPEQLISFIEHPYASNPAETNVLLSDQKSMGKLFSLLRKKHKVDFTHYKMNTVVRRVERRMVVNHISEFRDYVGYLENNPQEITNLYKELLIGVTHFFRDKDAFDYIAQKSIIDIINKSGEKEIRIWVAGCSTGEEAYSLAIILKETMEMIGKHIYVKIFATDVDEDAILKAASGRYPEAIVSDVNPERLHKYFIATDNEFRISKEIREMIVFAKHDVLMDPPFPNIDLISCRNLLIYLQPVLQSRVLELFNYSLKPGGILFLGPSETTGDMSDNFEPMNHKWKIYRSRGKAKTLDIQKIRNITMDVSRAKNEYVPQTRTWKQTQDEKLLERIMDTIQDEYLPVTIIANESMEIVYTIGDTEGYFKVPSGKMVFTISRMASNDLSIPITTGLQKVFNTKEEVRYKNVKASIKGEKKKLDIEIKLLPSRNNQTPLAAIILKENIIPVQDQNPDQNEYDMEEIVEQRISDLEQELQFTRENLQATIEELETSNEELQATNEELFASNEELQATNEELQSVNEELHTVNSEFQAKIIELTELNQDMENLMANTQIGTLFLDENLEIRKYTTMIEKIFHLVDNDIGRPLEGIANKVVDIDLITIIKDVHENNRSYENEVHTKDDRWYFLKVLPYFISNDKYSGIVLTVIDITTLKKTQRTLEKKEMWQEEAASIAKVGGWEIDTSTMKTIWTEEVYRIHEVEPDFDHDVHNGIDFYHPDDRPIIENAVKNALEKGNPFDLKLRLITNKGKIKWVRAIGKAEKNENKIVRVYGAFQDITEQSNMISELENARNKYDVLYEMITSPAIVCNCESTGKCDIKEINCAAENIFSVKRENVVGNKLFELLPDKDGTLEELILSVKKNGLPSHIDSYTFDVENTNGKYEIYMYMLPNGEIVIIFYSID